DNA from Kitasatospora herbaricolor:
ACGGACGGACGGGACATACGGCTCTGGGGCTCGTACGGCCGCACCTTCCCCTTCCCGCGCGGGGACTGACGCACCGGCGGCAGCGCCCGGGAACCACGGGCCGGCGTCGCGGCTGCGGCCGGTCGGGCCCGCCCCGACGCCGGGTCAGGGGCGCCCGGAGGCGAGCGGACGGACGATCATGCCGCTGTGCGCGCCGGGGCGGCGCTGGCCGGGCAACGGCGCGGCGCCGGGCGGCGGCGGGCCGGCCCGGCGCGGGCCGACACCGAGCGGGGCCTGGTGCTGCACCGGGCCGGTGCCGTGCACCGGCTGGTCGACCGGCAGCCCGAGCGGGGCGACGTCGATCTGCACGCCGCAGTCGGCCAGCGCGTCCAGCTCTCGGGCGGTGGCGTCGTCCGCGGTGGCGTGCTCGTCCGTCACCAGGCGGGTGATGGCGTCGGTCGGGACGGTCTGGAACATGGTGTCCGCGCCGAGCTTGGTGTGGTCGGCGAGGACGATGACCTCGGCGGCCGACTGCACCAGAGCCCGGTCCACGCTCGCGGAGAGCATGTTCGTGGTCGACAGCCCGCGCTCGGCGGTCAGCCCACTGCCGGAGATGAAGGCCTTGGAGACCCGCAGCCCGTGCAGCGACTGCTCGGCGCCGCTGCCGACCAGGGCGTAGTTGGACCCCCGGAGG
Protein-coding regions in this window:
- a CDS encoding DeoR/GlpR family DNA-binding transcription regulator, which codes for MVRANGAVSLRELARVVQTSEVTVRRDVRALEAEGLLDRRHGGAVLPGGFSREPGYPQKTHLAAAEKSAIADLAAGLVAEGDAVVVGAGTTTQELARRLARVPGLTVVTNSLLVAQALAHANRVEVVMTGGTLRGSNYALVGSGAEQSLHGLRVSKAFISGSGLTAERGLSTTNMLSASVDRALVQSAAEVIVLADHTKLGADTMFQTVPTDAITRLVTDEHATADDATARELDALADCGVQIDVAPLGLPVDQPVHGTGPVQHQAPLGVGPRRAGPPPPGAAPLPGQRRPGAHSGMIVRPLASGRP